The Amycolatopsis viridis genome window below encodes:
- a CDS encoding nucleotidyltransferase family protein: MAECAGLLLAAGAGRRFGKPKALVELAGEPLLRRALRVLADGGCAPIRVVVGAQAEDVRALLPSPELAVESPDWATGMGASLRAGLRALPEADAVVVHLVDLPGVDARIVARLRELAAPGVVARAAYDGVPGHPVLLGRRWWREVADSASGDRGARDWLRGRADLRLVECADLGGGEDVDTPADLAR; the protein is encoded by the coding sequence GTGGCTGAGTGCGCGGGTCTGCTGCTCGCGGCGGGTGCCGGGCGCCGGTTCGGCAAACCCAAGGCCCTGGTCGAGCTGGCCGGGGAACCGTTGCTGCGCCGGGCGTTGCGTGTCCTGGCCGACGGCGGCTGCGCGCCGATCCGGGTCGTGGTCGGCGCCCAGGCGGAGGACGTGCGTGCACTGCTGCCGTCCCCGGAACTGGCCGTGGAATCGCCGGACTGGGCCACCGGGATGGGCGCCTCGCTCCGCGCCGGACTGCGGGCCTTGCCCGAGGCGGACGCGGTGGTGGTGCACCTGGTGGACCTGCCGGGGGTGGACGCGCGGATCGTGGCGCGGCTGCGTGAGCTGGCCGCACCCGGGGTGGTCGCGCGCGCCGCCTACGACGGGGTGCCCGGTCACCCGGTGCTGCTGGGCCGCCGCTGGTGGCGCGAGGTCGCCGACAGCGCCTCCGGCGACCGCGGCGCGCGCGACTGGCTGCGCGGTCGCGCCGACCTGCGGCTGGTGGAATGCGCCGACCTGGGCGGCGGCGAGGACGTGGACACCCCGGCGGACCTGGCTCGTTAA
- a CDS encoding tautomerase family protein has translation MPHLTVHALESDLTGRETALIEALTDAVVAVYGDWARDLVDVRLIGLPPNRWGIGGKPAESPAPAVTFGIKESVFARPDADEIVARLVTEVTGAIVAVCGEGVRSGVTVDLVGTPVGRSGVGGVVVAA, from the coding sequence ATGCCGCACCTGACCGTCCACGCCCTCGAAAGCGACCTCACCGGCCGCGAGACGGCGTTGATCGAAGCGCTGACCGACGCCGTGGTCGCGGTGTACGGGGACTGGGCACGTGACCTCGTGGACGTGCGGCTGATCGGCCTGCCGCCGAACCGGTGGGGCATCGGCGGCAAGCCGGCCGAGTCGCCCGCGCCGGCCGTCACCTTCGGCATCAAGGAGAGCGTCTTCGCCCGCCCGGACGCGGACGAAATCGTCGCGCGGCTGGTCACGGAGGTGACCGGCGCGATCGTCGCCGTGTGCGGCGAAGGCGTCCGCTCCGGGGTCACCGTCGATCTGGTGGGTACACCCGTCGGCCGCAGCGGCGTGGGCGGGGTGGTCGTCGCCGCTTAA
- a CDS encoding AAA family ATPase codes for MKVNSPEELATELDRVGYLADEGVATAAFLALRMQRPLFCEGEPGTGKTSLAVSLSEALGLPLVRLQCHEGIDAAQALYEWDFPRQLLHLRALEAGSERLDVDTAEQSLFTERFLLARPLLRALKEAPCVLLVDEIDRADDEFEAFLLQLLDENAVTIPEFGEVRAERPPLVLLTSNRTREVHDALKRRCLYHWLEHPDLAREVAILRRRLPGVGERLATQIAAAVRRLRELELLKPPGIAESLDWAQALVTLNRSELDADIAARTLGAVLKYSEDLDRVRAKLDAVLA; via the coding sequence GTGAAGGTCAACTCACCCGAAGAGCTGGCGACGGAGCTGGACCGGGTCGGCTACCTCGCCGACGAGGGTGTCGCCACCGCCGCCTTCCTGGCGCTGCGCATGCAGCGCCCGTTGTTCTGCGAAGGCGAACCCGGCACGGGGAAGACCTCGCTGGCCGTGTCCCTGTCCGAGGCGCTCGGCCTGCCGCTGGTGCGCTTGCAGTGCCACGAGGGCATCGACGCGGCGCAGGCCCTGTACGAATGGGACTTCCCGCGCCAGCTGCTGCACCTGCGTGCGCTGGAGGCGGGCAGCGAGCGGCTGGACGTCGACACCGCCGAACAGTCGCTGTTCACCGAGCGGTTCCTGCTGGCCCGGCCGTTGCTACGCGCGCTCAAGGAGGCGCCGTGCGTCCTGCTGGTCGACGAGATCGACCGCGCCGACGACGAGTTCGAGGCGTTCCTGCTGCAGCTGCTCGACGAGAACGCCGTGACGATCCCGGAGTTCGGTGAGGTCCGCGCCGAACGCCCGCCGCTGGTGCTGCTGACCTCCAACCGCACCCGCGAGGTGCACGACGCGTTGAAACGGCGGTGCCTCTACCACTGGCTGGAGCACCCCGACCTGGCCCGCGAGGTCGCCATCCTGCGCCGCCGGCTGCCCGGCGTCGGCGAACGGCTCGCGACGCAGATCGCCGCGGCCGTCCGCCGGCTGCGTGAGCTGGAGCTGCTCAAGCCGCCGGGCATCGCTGAGTCGCTGGACTGGGCGCAGGCGCTGGTGACGCTGAACCGCTCCGAGCTGGACGCCGACATCGCCGCCCGCACGCTCGGGGCGGTCCTCAAGTACTCCGAGGATCTCGACCGCGTCCGCGCCAAGCTGGACGCGGTCCTGGCCTAG
- a CDS encoding class I SAM-dependent DNA methyltransferase, whose translation MTHLDRTRTAYDTVAADYARLLEGLLEQTPEDRAMLGLFADYVRRDGGQVADIGCGTGRVTTYLDSLGLPVFGIDLSPGMVAEARRRYPHLRFEVGAMADLALADGSLGGILAFYSIIHTPPELLPEVFAEFARVLVPGGHLMLAFQVGDERRSFEQAYGHAVSYDAYRLPPDRITELLAGAGFSVSARLVRQPAFEHEGTPQAYLLAHRAR comes from the coding sequence GTGACTCATCTCGACCGGACCCGTACCGCCTACGACACCGTGGCCGCCGACTACGCCCGGCTCCTCGAAGGGCTTCTGGAACAGACCCCCGAGGACCGCGCCATGCTGGGGCTCTTCGCCGACTACGTGCGCCGGGACGGCGGGCAGGTGGCCGACATCGGCTGCGGCACGGGGCGGGTGACGACCTACCTGGACTCGCTGGGGCTCCCCGTCTTCGGTATCGACCTCTCGCCCGGCATGGTGGCCGAAGCGCGACGGCGCTACCCGCACCTGCGGTTCGAGGTCGGCGCGATGGCGGACCTCGCGCTGGCGGACGGGAGCCTCGGCGGGATCCTCGCCTTTTACTCGATCATCCACACCCCGCCCGAGCTGCTGCCGGAGGTGTTCGCGGAGTTCGCGCGGGTCCTCGTGCCGGGCGGCCACCTGATGCTGGCCTTCCAGGTGGGCGACGAGCGCCGGAGCTTCGAGCAGGCCTACGGGCACGCGGTTTCCTACGATGCCTACCGGCTGCCGCCGGACCGCATCACGGAACTGCTGGCCGGTGCGGGGTTCTCCGTGAGCGCACGGCTGGTCCGGCAGCCCGCCTTCGAGCACGAGGGGACGCCGCAGGCCTACCTGCTCGCCCACCGCGCCCGCTGA
- a CDS encoding oxidoreductase, giving the protein MTNTLFDEVRLGSLLLPNRLVMAPMSRTRAGADGVPQPIMATYYRQRATAGLIIAEATTPNQVGQTYPDIPGIHRAAQVDGWRRVTAAAGGRMFLQLQHGGRIGHPDNSGLHPVAPSPIPLPGTIFTRDGHQPTVTPREMTTGEIRATIADFAAAAGNAIDAGFAGVEVHAGNGYLLHQFLAQNTNHRTDSYGGPVANRVRFVVEVVRAVAGAIGAERVGVRVSPGNTANGIEEGDTGAIYRTLLGELAGDGLAYLHVAFADPEDGFFRAEWPGVLIANPALPWPGPLPEDGGRRAGERLLAAGADLVSLGRAFLANPDLVARLRAGAPLNPLRGREFMYTGGESGYTDYPVLDTVAV; this is encoded by the coding sequence ATGACAAACACACTGTTCGACGAGGTCCGCCTCGGCTCACTGCTCCTGCCCAACCGGCTCGTGATGGCACCCATGTCCCGCACGCGTGCGGGCGCGGACGGCGTCCCGCAGCCGATCATGGCCACCTACTACCGGCAGCGCGCGACAGCCGGCCTGATCATCGCCGAGGCGACCACCCCCAACCAGGTCGGGCAGACCTACCCCGACATCCCGGGCATCCACCGGGCCGCGCAGGTGGACGGCTGGCGCCGGGTCACCGCCGCGGCCGGCGGGCGCATGTTCCTCCAGCTGCAGCACGGCGGGCGGATCGGGCACCCGGACAACAGCGGCCTGCACCCGGTCGCGCCGTCGCCGATCCCCTTGCCGGGCACCATCTTCACCCGCGACGGCCACCAGCCCACCGTGACACCCCGGGAGATGACCACCGGCGAGATCAGGGCGACGATCGCGGACTTCGCGGCCGCCGCGGGCAATGCGATCGACGCGGGCTTCGCCGGTGTCGAGGTGCACGCGGGCAACGGCTACCTGCTGCACCAGTTCCTCGCGCAGAACACCAACCACCGCACCGACTCCTACGGCGGCCCGGTCGCCAACCGCGTCCGGTTCGTGGTCGAGGTCGTGCGCGCGGTGGCCGGCGCGATCGGGGCGGAGCGCGTCGGGGTGCGCGTGTCGCCGGGGAACACGGCCAACGGCATCGAAGAGGGCGACACCGGGGCGATCTACCGGACCCTGTTGGGTGAACTGGCCGGCGACGGGCTGGCCTACCTGCACGTCGCCTTCGCCGATCCGGAGGACGGGTTCTTCCGCGCGGAGTGGCCCGGTGTGCTGATCGCGAACCCGGCACTGCCGTGGCCGGGCCCGCTGCCCGAGGACGGGGGCAGGCGGGCGGGCGAGCGGCTGCTCGCGGCGGGCGCGGACCTCGTCTCGCTCGGGCGGGCGTTCCTCGCCAACCCGGACCTGGTGGCGCGGCTACGGGCCGGCGCGCCGCTGAACCCGTTGCGGGGCAGAGAATTCATGTACACCGGCGGTGAATCGGGCTACACCGACTACCCCGTGCTCGATACCGTCGCCGTGTGA
- a CDS encoding MerR family transcriptional regulator has translation MRSSSPEVTMRIGELARRTGVSEHSLRYYEKQGLLTAERTAGGQREFAEAAVDRVIRIQELFAAGLCSAKIAQLLPCMHDGGSGPSEIAGEKLVADLRGERERINRMIGDLLRSREVLDEVIAAASAR, from the coding sequence GTGCGAAGTTCAAGTCCGGAGGTGACGATGCGGATCGGCGAGCTGGCGCGGCGCACCGGGGTCAGTGAACACTCGCTGCGTTACTACGAGAAGCAGGGGCTGCTGACGGCCGAGCGCACCGCGGGCGGTCAGCGGGAGTTCGCCGAGGCCGCGGTCGACCGCGTCATCCGCATCCAGGAGCTGTTCGCCGCCGGGTTGTGCAGCGCGAAGATCGCGCAGCTGCTGCCCTGCATGCACGACGGCGGCAGCGGCCCATCCGAGATCGCCGGTGAGAAGCTGGTCGCCGACCTGCGCGGCGAGCGCGAGCGGATCAACCGGATGATCGGCGACCTGCTGCGTTCGCGCGAGGTCCTCGACGAGGTGATCGCCGCGGCCTCGGCCCGCTGA
- a CDS encoding vWA domain-containing protein, with amino-acid sequence MSTSDPLPGFVGFATALRVAGVDCGPQRVQAYLDAVERLDVGDADQLYWAGRLTLCSEPDDLIRYDDAFAQWFAAAPPEPRPATVRREQRSRIAALVSQSAGEGESGADDDELRVAATDAEVLRERDLAELTKAEREHLRELMAVLRPQPPMRKSLRVRPARRGSLDGGRTLRAMLAGGGEPVRLVHRDRATRPRRVVLLLDVSGSMSPYADALLRFAHVVVRRAPAAVEVFTLGTRLTRVSRQLRQRDPERAMLAAGTAVPDFAGGTRLGETLRIFLDRWGQRGLARRSVVVVFSDGWERGDPALLGEQMARMRRLAHAVFWVNPHAGREGYAPVQSGIAAALPHVDRLLAGHSLATLERLLQEIRDA; translated from the coding sequence GTGAGCACCAGCGACCCACTGCCGGGTTTCGTCGGTTTCGCGACCGCGCTGCGCGTGGCCGGCGTCGACTGCGGACCGCAGCGGGTGCAGGCGTACCTGGACGCGGTCGAGCGGCTCGACGTCGGTGACGCCGACCAGCTGTACTGGGCCGGGCGGCTCACGCTGTGCTCCGAGCCGGACGACCTGATCCGCTACGACGACGCGTTCGCCCAGTGGTTCGCCGCGGCGCCGCCGGAGCCGCGGCCGGCCACGGTCCGCCGCGAGCAGCGGTCCCGCATCGCGGCCCTGGTTTCCCAGTCCGCGGGCGAGGGCGAGTCCGGCGCGGACGACGACGAGCTGCGGGTCGCCGCCACCGACGCCGAGGTGCTGCGCGAACGCGACCTCGCGGAGCTGACCAAGGCCGAGCGGGAACACCTGCGGGAGCTGATGGCGGTGCTGCGCCCGCAGCCACCGATGCGCAAGTCGCTGCGCGTCCGGCCGGCGCGGCGCGGATCGCTGGACGGCGGACGGACCCTGCGGGCAATGCTGGCCGGCGGCGGGGAACCGGTCCGGCTCGTGCACCGCGACCGCGCGACGCGGCCGCGCCGGGTGGTGCTGCTGCTCGACGTGTCCGGCTCGATGAGCCCGTACGCCGACGCGTTGCTGCGGTTCGCGCACGTGGTCGTGCGCCGCGCGCCGGCCGCGGTCGAGGTGTTCACCCTCGGCACGAGGCTGACCAGGGTGTCCCGGCAGCTGCGGCAGCGCGATCCGGAGCGCGCCATGCTCGCCGCCGGCACCGCGGTGCCGGATTTCGCGGGCGGCACCCGGCTGGGCGAGACGCTGCGGATCTTCCTCGACCGCTGGGGGCAGCGCGGGCTGGCGCGCCGGTCGGTCGTCGTGGTGTTCTCCGACGGGTGGGAGCGCGGCGATCCGGCGCTGCTCGGCGAGCAGATGGCCCGGATGCGGCGTCTGGCGCACGCGGTGTTCTGGGTGAACCCGCACGCGGGACGCGAGGGCTACGCTCCGGTGCAGTCCGGCATCGCGGCCGCGCTCCCGCACGTCGACCGCCTGCTGGCCGGCCACAGCTTGGCGACCCTGGAACGACTGCTGCAGGAGATCCGCGATGCATGA
- a CDS encoding XdhC family protein, with amino-acid sequence MHDVLDELYKRWNAGEAVGVGTVVATFSSAPRAPGAAMLVGEDGSATGSVSGGCVEGAVYELAQQVVADGEPVLQRYGVSDDDAFAVGLTCGGIIDIYVERIDRQTLPELGDVVDSVHRGEPVAVVTVIEHEDPARRGRHMIVWPDRTAGTLGTDRIDDAVADDARGLLAAGRTGTLHYGLEGERRGEGMAVFVNSFEPQPRMLVFGAIDFAAAMARMGSYLGYHVTVCDARPVFATASRFPDADEVVVDWPHRYLQAEAEAGRIDQRTVITVLTHDPKFDVPLLEVALRLDVGYIGAMGSRRTHEDRLARLGEAGLSEVELSRLSSPIGLDLGARTPEETAVSIAAEIIALRWGGGGRRLTELSGRIHG; translated from the coding sequence ATGCATGACGTACTGGACGAGTTGTACAAGCGCTGGAACGCGGGTGAGGCCGTCGGCGTGGGCACGGTGGTGGCCACGTTCTCGTCCGCGCCCCGCGCGCCCGGTGCGGCGATGCTGGTCGGCGAGGACGGTTCCGCGACCGGCAGCGTGTCCGGCGGGTGCGTCGAAGGTGCGGTGTACGAGCTGGCGCAGCAGGTCGTGGCCGACGGCGAGCCGGTCCTGCAGCGCTACGGCGTCAGCGACGACGACGCGTTCGCGGTCGGCCTGACCTGTGGCGGGATCATCGACATCTACGTCGAGCGGATCGACCGGCAGACCCTGCCCGAACTGGGTGACGTCGTCGATTCCGTCCACCGGGGGGAGCCGGTCGCGGTCGTCACGGTGATCGAGCACGAGGACCCGGCGCGGCGCGGGCGGCACATGATCGTGTGGCCGGACCGGACGGCCGGCACGCTCGGCACGGACCGGATCGACGACGCCGTGGCGGACGACGCGCGGGGCCTGCTCGCCGCCGGGCGCACCGGAACCCTGCACTACGGGCTCGAGGGTGAGCGGCGGGGCGAGGGCATGGCGGTGTTCGTCAACTCCTTCGAACCACAGCCGCGGATGCTGGTGTTCGGCGCGATCGACTTCGCCGCCGCGATGGCGCGCATGGGTTCCTACCTCGGCTACCACGTGACCGTGTGCGACGCGCGTCCGGTGTTCGCCACCGCCTCCCGCTTCCCGGACGCGGACGAGGTGGTGGTGGACTGGCCGCACCGCTACCTGCAGGCGGAGGCCGAAGCGGGCCGGATCGACCAGCGGACGGTGATCACGGTGCTCACCCACGACCCGAAGTTCGACGTGCCGTTGCTGGAGGTCGCGCTGCGCCTGGACGTCGGTTACATCGGGGCGATGGGTTCGCGGCGCACCCACGAGGACCGCCTCGCCCGGCTGGGTGAGGCGGGACTGTCGGAGGTGGAACTGTCGCGGTTGTCCTCCCCGATCGGGCTCGATCTCGGCGCGCGGACACCGGAGGAGACGGCGGTGTCGATCGCCGCGGAAATCATCGCGTTGCGGTGGGGCGGCGGCGGGCGGCGGCTCACCGAGCTGTCCGGGCGCATTCACGGCTGA
- a CDS encoding (2Fe-2S)-binding protein, which translates to MRITVTVDGTGYTDEVEPRTLLVHYLRETLGKIGTVVGCDTSNCGACTVHLNGHSVKSCSVLAVQADGAEVTTIEGLARDGRLHPVQEAFHDNHALQCGFCTPGMIMQSIDLLADNPDPDEQAVREGLEGNLCRCTGYQNIVRAVRDAAQRMSPGAGPEAERVAGDDVSRTSGAFAGGGE; encoded by the coding sequence ATGCGCATCACCGTCACTGTGGACGGAACCGGCTACACCGACGAGGTCGAACCCCGCACGTTGCTCGTTCACTACCTGAGGGAGACGCTCGGGAAAATCGGCACCGTGGTCGGATGCGACACCAGCAACTGCGGTGCCTGCACCGTGCACCTCAACGGGCACAGCGTGAAGTCCTGCTCGGTCCTGGCCGTGCAGGCCGACGGCGCCGAAGTGACCACCATCGAGGGTCTGGCCCGCGACGGCCGGCTCCACCCGGTGCAGGAAGCGTTCCACGACAACCACGCGCTGCAGTGCGGGTTCTGCACGCCGGGCATGATCATGCAGTCCATCGACCTGCTCGCCGACAATCCGGATCCGGACGAGCAAGCCGTGCGCGAGGGACTCGAGGGCAACCTGTGCCGCTGCACGGGATACCAGAACATCGTCCGGGCCGTGCGGGACGCGGCACAGCGGATGAGCCCCGGCGCGGGGCCCGAGGCCGAGCGCGTGGCGGGCGACGACGTCAGCCGCACGTCCGGCGCGTTTGCGGGCGGAGGCGAGTGA